One cyanobiont of Ornithocercus magnificus DNA segment encodes these proteins:
- a CDS encoding 30S ribosomal protein S4 encodes MLQTGANLLQPYLTLRSLKYMARYRGPRLRITRRLGDLPGLTRKAAKRSYPPGQHGQARRKRSEYAIRLEEKQKLRFNYGVSERQLVRYVKRARGQEGSTGTNLLKLLEDRLDNVCFRLGFGPTIPGARQLVNHGHVTVNGRITNIASYQCRPGDVVAVRERKGSRRLTEANLEFPGLANIPPHLELNKNKLSAKVINHCEREWVALEINELLVVEYYSRKV; translated from the coding sequence ATGTTGCAAACCGGGGCGAACCTACTCCAACCCTATCTCACCCTGCGTTCTTTAAAGTATATGGCTCGATACCGCGGCCCTCGTCTGAGGATCACGCGACGTCTGGGGGATCTTCCTGGTCTTACCCGGAAGGCTGCAAAGCGCTCCTATCCGCCTGGTCAGCATGGCCAAGCCCGTCGCAAGCGCTCTGAATATGCGATTCGTCTCGAAGAAAAACAGAAACTACGCTTCAACTATGGAGTCTCCGAGCGTCAACTTGTCCGCTACGTCAAAAGGGCTCGTGGCCAAGAAGGCTCCACGGGAACAAACTTGCTTAAGCTTCTAGAAGACAGGCTTGACAATGTTTGCTTTCGCCTTGGTTTTGGCCCGACCATACCTGGTGCACGGCAATTAGTAAACCACGGCCATGTGACCGTGAATGGCCGTATTACAAACATTGCAAGTTACCAGTGTAGGCCTGGTGATGTGGTTGCTGTACGAGAGCGAAAAGGTAGCAGGAGGTTAACCGAAGCTAATTTGGAATTCCCTGGTCTTGCCAACATTCCGCCTCATCTTGAGCTCAACAAGAACAAGCTCTCTGCCAAAGTTATCAATCATTGCGAGCGCGAGTGGGTAGCACTAGAAATAAATGAATTACTTGTAGTGGAGTACTACTCTAGGAAAGTCTGA
- a CDS encoding membrane protein insertion efficiency factor YidD, whose product MLSKVLLLLISAYRSWISPLLGPRCRFIPSCSAYAAEAIARHGAWRGAFLAIHRLSRCHPFTPCKYDPVPER is encoded by the coding sequence ATGCTCAGCAAGGTGCTACTGCTTCTAATCAGCGCTTATCGCAGCTGGATATCGCCGCTACTTGGCCCACGCTGTCGTTTCATCCCTAGTTGCAGTGCCTATGCTGCTGAAGCAATCGCTCGTCACGGTGCCTGGCGTGGTGCGTTCTTGGCTATTCATCGCCTGAGCCGCTGTCATCCGTTCACACCCTGTAAGTATGATCCTGTGCCCGAACGATGA
- a CDS encoding glutaredoxin family protein, with the protein MILCPNDEPQLYTLLLYSRQGCCLCKGLEEHLLSLNLSAFRPPLQLSVIDIDAPSTPKKVRCRYDLLVPVLAVDYAGVFRELPRVSPRLTGERLNFWLQKSCAAAYNS; encoded by the coding sequence ATGATCCTGTGCCCGAACGATGAGCCCCAGCTATATACTCTTTTACTGTACAGTCGTCAGGGGTGTTGCCTGTGCAAAGGTTTAGAAGAGCATCTCCTTAGTCTTAATCTCTCTGCATTTAGACCACCCTTACAATTATCTGTGATTGATATAGACGCACCATCGACACCTAAGAAAGTGAGGTGCCGTTATGATCTTCTAGTCCCGGTACTTGCTGTAGACTACGCTGGCGTTTTTCGCGAACTTCCACGAGTTTCTCCAAGGCTGACAGGCGAGCGACTGAATTTTTGGTTACAAAAGAGCTGTGCTGCAGCTTACAACTCGTGA
- a CDS encoding UDP-N-acetylmuramoyl-L-alanyl-D-glutamate--2, 6-diaminopimelate ligase — translation MNAMLHDLMRDVGLVVPTNLINPHITQITCNSHKVELGSLFLGLPGERTDGGYFWSQALAAGAAAAMISPAAAAETPPSATDPVIILPEPVSSYIGRLAAAFYHNPSSHLALIGVTGTNGKTTVAHLIEYLCMFAGYPTALFGTLVNRWPGNNSVSTYTTSPADLLQNNLAKAVCAGAQLAAMEVSSHALVQQRVAGCKFSGAIFTNLTQDHLDYHQSMESYFEAKASLFTMPFLDLREAQAVVNTDDTWGQKLSERLGTRAWRCSLNEGAVARGEADLGLGDLKFGSGSVRGNILTPKGTGSFYSHLIGRFNLMNLLQAVGILLQRQLPLPLLLKAIPAFHGVPGRMERIIACNELASQPTVLIDYAHTPDALEKALQASRLLCKGRLICVFGCGGERDLSKRPQMGAIAAQIADQLVVTSDNPRTENPQHIIDDIVAGMPTGRLPVLETNRATAIATAIEMATPDDLVLIAGKGHETYQILGNTRVHFDDREQAAAALRHCSQ, via the coding sequence ATGAATGCTATGTTACATGATCTAATGCGCGATGTTGGCCTGGTAGTGCCGACAAACCTCATTAACCCTCATATTACTCAAATCACCTGCAATTCTCATAAAGTTGAACTTGGTAGCTTATTTCTTGGTCTTCCAGGAGAGCGAACAGATGGGGGGTATTTCTGGTCTCAGGCTCTGGCTGCCGGTGCAGCCGCTGCCATGATTAGTCCAGCGGCGGCTGCAGAGACACCACCATCTGCTACTGACCCTGTCATTATTCTGCCAGAGCCAGTCTCATCATATATTGGGCGCTTAGCGGCCGCCTTTTATCATAACCCCTCCTCACATCTTGCACTTATCGGTGTCACTGGTACCAATGGCAAAACTACCGTTGCTCATCTAATTGAGTACCTCTGTATGTTCGCTGGATACCCAACAGCACTATTTGGGACCCTTGTTAATCGCTGGCCGGGAAATAATTCTGTCTCTACCTATACAACTAGCCCCGCCGATTTGCTACAAAATAACCTAGCGAAAGCTGTATGTGCTGGGGCTCAGCTAGCAGCTATGGAGGTAAGCTCCCATGCACTTGTGCAACAGCGTGTAGCTGGCTGTAAATTTAGTGGAGCTATTTTTACTAACCTTACACAGGATCATCTTGACTATCATCAGTCGATGGAGAGCTACTTCGAGGCCAAAGCCAGTCTCTTTACTATGCCTTTCCTAGATTTGAGAGAAGCGCAAGCAGTAGTAAACACTGATGATACTTGGGGTCAGAAGCTATCTGAGCGATTAGGCACTAGAGCCTGGCGCTGTTCCTTGAACGAAGGAGCGGTGGCACGTGGTGAGGCTGATCTAGGTTTAGGTGATCTCAAATTCGGCAGCGGTAGTGTCCGTGGAAATATACTGACGCCTAAAGGCACAGGATCTTTCTACTCACACCTGATAGGGCGATTCAACCTGATGAACCTTCTACAAGCAGTTGGCATACTACTGCAACGACAATTACCTCTTCCACTATTGCTTAAGGCAATTCCAGCCTTCCACGGTGTACCAGGACGAATGGAGCGTATTATTGCTTGTAATGAGCTTGCTAGTCAACCGACAGTGTTAATAGACTATGCACATACACCTGATGCACTTGAGAAAGCCTTACAGGCCTCTCGTCTACTTTGTAAAGGCCGACTTATTTGTGTCTTTGGCTGTGGTGGAGAACGTGATCTCAGTAAACGCCCTCAAATGGGTGCTATTGCAGCTCAGATAGCAGATCAGCTCGTCGTTACCTCTGATAACCCTCGCACTGAGAACCCACAACATATTATAGATGACATAGTTGCCGGTATGCCTACGGGTAGATTACCAGTGTTAGAGACTAATCGTGCTACTGCAATTGCAACTGCTATAGAGATGGCAACACCAGATGACCTAGTTCTTATTGCTGGCAAGGGGCATGAAACTTATCAGATCCTAGGCAATACCAGGGTGCATTTTGATGATCGTGAGCAAGCTGCCGCGGCATTGCGGCACTGCTCACAGTAA
- a CDS encoding aminotransferase class V-fold PLP-dependent enzyme has protein sequence MREFCPALTNKTYFNYGGQGPLPGPSLDAITASWRRIQELGPFTNNVWDYIQNETNNTRQQLAALCGVPPHRLVLSENVTSGCVLPLWGLPFESGDRLLISDCEHPGVVAACCELARRRHLLIDTLPVKLLLAGAEEQHHTDAYVLEATEKAIRPSTRLVVLSHLLWNTGQIMPIASLADCLRQYEHRPFLLVDAAQSFGQLDVQDAAAAADIYAFTGHKWACGPEGLGGIAVSDRLMQDSRPTLIGWRSIEKLEHFKIEDPEPFHNDSRRFEVATSCVPLLAGLRTSLNLVEHEGQVEDRLQYIRARSNALWHALREISGIQTLLQGPPAAGIVSFTLNGNFDNSNVVQQLGTQGLWIRNLVNPNCLRACTHFFTTEMELTRLNEALAELVASH, from the coding sequence ATGAGAGAATTCTGTCCAGCACTAACTAACAAAACCTATTTCAACTATGGTGGTCAGGGTCCTCTCCCTGGACCATCGCTGGATGCTATTACTGCTAGCTGGAGGCGTATTCAAGAGCTTGGGCCTTTCACTAACAATGTTTGGGACTACATCCAGAATGAGACAAATAACACCCGCCAGCAATTAGCTGCGCTCTGTGGTGTTCCTCCACATCGGCTGGTCCTTAGCGAGAATGTAACCAGTGGCTGTGTACTACCATTATGGGGATTGCCGTTCGAGAGCGGTGACCGGCTCCTAATCAGTGACTGCGAGCATCCCGGTGTGGTAGCAGCTTGTTGTGAGCTAGCCCGCCGCCGCCATCTCCTAATAGATACATTGCCAGTAAAGTTACTGCTAGCTGGTGCAGAAGAACAGCATCACACCGATGCCTATGTCCTGGAAGCTACTGAGAAAGCTATTAGACCATCTACACGCCTAGTCGTGCTTTCACATCTGCTTTGGAACACTGGTCAAATCATGCCTATTGCCTCTCTAGCAGACTGCTTACGCCAGTATGAGCATAGACCTTTCCTGCTTGTAGACGCAGCTCAGAGCTTTGGCCAGCTTGATGTGCAGGATGCAGCTGCAGCTGCAGATATATATGCTTTCACTGGTCACAAATGGGCATGTGGGCCTGAGGGTCTTGGAGGTATTGCTGTGTCTGATCGCTTAATGCAGGACAGCAGACCTACCTTGATTGGCTGGCGTAGCATAGAGAAACTCGAGCATTTCAAGATTGAGGACCCTGAGCCGTTCCACAATGATAGTCGTCGCTTTGAGGTAGCTACTTCCTGTGTGCCACTATTAGCTGGATTGCGTACCTCTCTAAATCTAGTTGAGCATGAAGGCCAGGTAGAAGACCGTCTGCAATACATCCGTGCGCGCAGCAATGCTCTTTGGCACGCCCTAAGGGAAATATCCGGTATCCAAACCCTGCTTCAGGGCCCTCCCGCCGCAGGCATAGTAAGTTTTACGCTCAACGGTAACTTTGATAATAGCAACGTTGTACAGCAACTCGGCACGCAAGGTCTCTGGATCCGGAACCTAGTTAACCCAAACTGCCTGCGTGCCTGCACACACTTTTTCACCACTGAGATGGAATTGACAAGACTTAATGAGGCACTAGCAGAATTAGTTGCGAGCCACTAA
- a CDS encoding NifU family protein, translating into MTLTSENVEKVLDELRPFLMADGGNVEVVEIDGPVVKVRLQGACGSCPSSTMTLKMGIERKLRETIPEVSEVIQVL; encoded by the coding sequence ATGACACTCACCAGCGAAAATGTCGAGAAAGTGCTAGATGAACTCCGTCCTTTCCTTATGGCTGACGGCGGCAACGTCGAGGTTGTTGAGATTGATGGACCTGTGGTCAAGGTGCGGCTACAGGGGGCTTGCGGTAGCTGCCCTAGCAGCACCATGACCTTAAAGATGGGCATTGAGCGCAAACTTCGCGAGACCATCCCTGAGGTTAGTGAGGTGATACAGGTGCTATAA
- a CDS encoding malate:quinone oxidoreductase, whose protein sequence is MLTDARYDAVLVGAGIMSTTLAMLLHELDPELRLLMLERLEGPALESSSAVNNAGTGHAGNCELNYTPEQSNNSVSVTKALTINAAFERSLEFWASLSEHGHLDPTEFLHSLPHISVVWGEEDVAFLHRRYKQLSTFTAFTTMEWSQDPKELIDWMPLVMEGRNKNIPAAATRVRRGTDVDFGALTRAYLTPMQATGALELRCNTSLTSLRRHPGTMMADVDTHWYLELHGPSGVQLVEAPFVFLGAGGAALLLLQRSGIPEAADYAGFPVGGQWLTCTDPQLVQRHHAKVYGKAKTGVPPISVPHLDTRWINGNRSLLFGPYASFSTRFLKQGSLLDLPSSARAENLLPMLQVGRNNFSLVRYLVNQLCQGNKGRFKTLQEFFPEALQQDWTLAVAGQRVQIIKRTTNGGLLRLGTEVVIAADHSIAALLGASPGASTAVAIMLDVLERCFPKRLASDTWQRRLRKLFPSYGHNLNTNNELLVATRQRNDNILGI, encoded by the coding sequence ATGCTTACAGATGCGCGTTACGATGCTGTGCTCGTTGGTGCTGGAATTATGAGCACCACTCTAGCCATGCTGCTACACGAGCTTGATCCAGAACTTCGCTTGCTGATGCTTGAGCGGTTAGAAGGACCAGCTCTAGAAAGCAGCTCAGCAGTGAACAACGCTGGTACTGGACATGCTGGGAATTGCGAGCTGAACTACACACCTGAGCAATCTAACAATTCTGTTTCAGTCACCAAAGCATTGACGATCAATGCAGCTTTTGAGCGCAGTCTTGAGTTCTGGGCCTCGCTTAGCGAACATGGTCACCTTGACCCGACAGAGTTTCTTCACTCTCTACCCCATATCAGCGTAGTTTGGGGCGAGGAGGACGTTGCGTTCCTGCATCGGCGTTACAAGCAGTTGTCGACTTTTACCGCCTTCACCACTATGGAGTGGAGTCAAGACCCAAAAGAGTTAATAGACTGGATGCCGCTGGTCATGGAGGGCCGCAACAAAAACATACCGGCAGCAGCAACACGAGTACGGCGTGGCACAGATGTGGACTTTGGTGCCTTGACCCGTGCTTACCTTACACCAATGCAGGCTACAGGTGCACTTGAATTGCGTTGCAATACGAGCTTGACAAGTTTGCGAAGACACCCTGGCACGATGATGGCGGATGTGGATACCCATTGGTACCTAGAGTTGCATGGGCCAAGCGGAGTACAACTGGTAGAGGCACCGTTTGTTTTTCTTGGCGCTGGCGGTGCTGCCCTGCTCTTGCTCCAGCGCAGTGGCATTCCCGAAGCAGCTGACTACGCTGGTTTCCCAGTAGGTGGTCAGTGGCTGACTTGCACGGATCCGCAGCTGGTGCAGAGGCACCATGCAAAAGTTTACGGTAAGGCTAAGACAGGAGTGCCTCCAATATCAGTTCCTCACCTTGACACTCGCTGGATTAATGGAAATCGCTCGCTACTGTTTGGTCCTTACGCCAGCTTTAGCACTAGGTTTCTTAAGCAAGGATCACTATTGGACTTACCTAGCTCCGCTCGGGCTGAAAACTTACTGCCGATGCTGCAAGTGGGGCGTAACAACTTTAGCTTGGTACGCTATTTAGTAAACCAGTTATGCCAAGGCAACAAAGGCCGTTTTAAAACACTGCAGGAATTTTTCCCGGAAGCATTGCAACAAGACTGGACACTAGCCGTAGCAGGGCAGCGGGTACAGATTATCAAGCGCACAACCAATGGTGGCCTCTTGCGTCTGGGCACTGAGGTAGTGATCGCAGCAGATCACTCGATTGCAGCCTTGCTAGGAGCCTCACCAGGCGCAAGTACAGCAGTGGCAATCATGCTAGATGTACTAGAGCGCTGTTTTCCTAAACGTTTGGCTAGTGACACGTGGCAACGCCGTCTACGGAAGCTGTTTCCTAGCTATGGTCATAATCTCAATACCAATAATGAATTGTTAGTTGCCACACGACAGCGTAACGATAATATTCTTGGCATATAA
- a CDS encoding elongation factor 4 has product MTDAPVSRIRNFCIIAHIDHGKSTLADRLLQDTGTVATRDMQDQFLDNMDLERERGITIKLQAARISYTTADGKLYVLNLIDTPGHVDFSYEVSRSLQACEGALLVVDASQGVEAQTLANVYLALENDLEIIPVLNKIDLPGAEPEKIKREIESIIGLDASNAIICSAKTGLGVTNILQAIVDRVPPPKDAINEPTKALIFDSYYDSYRGVIVYFRVMSGSISKGDKVLLMASKKTYELDEIGVMAPDQRPVEELHAGEVGYLAASIKAVANARVGDTITLMNMPAKEPLPGYSEVKPVVFCGLFPTEADQYPDLRESLGKLSLSDAALQYEPETSSAMGFGFRCGFLGLLHMEIVQERLEREYNLDLIVTAPSVIYKVNLIGGQELMIDNPAVLPDPQKRESIEEPYVRMEIYTPNNYNGTLMRLCQERRGEFIDMKYITTERVTLIYELPLAEVVTDFFDQMKSRTQGYASMEYQLIGYRCNDLVRLDVLINNEKADPLTTIVHRDKAYNIGRSLVEKLKELIPRQQFKIPLQASIGSRIIASESINAVRKDVLAKCYGGDISRKKKLLQKQAKGKKRMKAMGKVDVPQDAFMAVLKLNQASQ; this is encoded by the coding sequence ATGACCGACGCTCCCGTCTCACGAATTCGCAATTTTTGCATCATTGCTCACATCGACCACGGCAAGTCAACTCTGGCCGATCGCCTACTGCAGGATACTGGCACAGTGGCTACCCGAGATATGCAGGATCAGTTTCTAGATAACATGGATCTAGAGCGGGAGCGTGGCATCACAATCAAACTGCAGGCAGCTCGCATAAGTTATACTACGGCCGATGGTAAGCTATACGTGCTTAACCTGATCGATACTCCTGGGCATGTTGACTTCTCATATGAGGTGAGTCGCTCCTTACAAGCGTGTGAGGGGGCTCTACTTGTAGTAGACGCTAGCCAGGGCGTAGAAGCGCAGACTCTGGCTAACGTGTATCTCGCACTTGAGAATGATCTCGAGATTATTCCAGTGCTTAACAAGATCGATCTACCTGGTGCTGAGCCAGAAAAAATCAAGAGAGAAATCGAGTCGATCATAGGTCTCGATGCATCCAATGCAATCATCTGCTCAGCCAAGACTGGTCTAGGTGTAACTAATATTCTGCAGGCAATTGTTGATCGAGTTCCGCCACCAAAAGATGCAATTAACGAACCGACTAAGGCCCTGATATTCGATTCCTATTATGATTCTTACCGAGGTGTAATTGTCTATTTCCGTGTGATGAGTGGTAGTATTAGTAAGGGAGACAAAGTGTTATTAATGGCTAGTAAGAAGACTTATGAACTTGATGAAATTGGGGTAATGGCCCCAGATCAAAGACCGGTAGAAGAACTGCATGCTGGAGAAGTTGGCTATCTAGCAGCATCAATTAAAGCAGTAGCTAACGCCCGGGTTGGCGATACAATAACGCTAATGAATATGCCAGCAAAGGAGCCATTACCAGGCTATAGTGAGGTCAAGCCAGTTGTATTCTGTGGCCTATTCCCCACTGAAGCTGACCAGTACCCAGACTTGCGCGAGTCACTTGGTAAGCTGAGTCTTTCTGACGCAGCACTCCAGTACGAACCGGAAACTAGCAGTGCCATGGGCTTTGGTTTCCGCTGTGGTTTTCTAGGCCTGCTACACATGGAGATTGTTCAGGAAAGGCTAGAACGTGAGTATAATCTTGACCTAATCGTTACTGCTCCATCAGTAATCTACAAGGTTAACCTCATTGGAGGTCAGGAATTGATGATAGATAACCCTGCTGTACTGCCAGACCCACAAAAGCGTGAGTCTATTGAAGAACCTTATGTCCGCATGGAAATTTACACACCAAACAACTACAACGGTACCTTAATGAGATTGTGTCAAGAGCGGCGGGGAGAGTTCATCGACATGAAATATATAACTACTGAGCGGGTAACTCTGATTTATGAACTTCCTTTAGCAGAAGTAGTGACTGACTTCTTCGATCAAATGAAAAGTCGGACCCAAGGTTATGCCTCGATGGAATACCAGCTGATTGGCTATCGCTGTAATGATTTGGTGCGCCTTGATGTGCTAATTAATAATGAGAAGGCTGATCCGCTAACCACAATTGTGCACCGTGACAAGGCCTACAACATAGGTAGAAGCTTAGTAGAGAAGCTAAAGGAACTAATTCCACGGCAACAATTCAAGATTCCGCTTCAGGCGTCGATTGGCAGTCGTATCATAGCTAGCGAGAGTATCAACGCTGTGCGCAAGGATGTGCTCGCCAAGTGTTATGGTGGTGACATATCTCGTAAGAAAAAGCTATTGCAAAAACAAGCTAAGGGCAAAAAGCGTATGAAGGCTATGGGTAAAGTAGATGTACCGCAGGATGCTTTTATGGCAGTGCTGAAGCTAAATCAGGCATCACAATGA
- a CDS encoding methyltransferase, with protein MAKFDERVWGAVSRIPYRRLATYGQIADLIGIYGGARQVGWSLRRLPLSSEVPWHRVVNAQSRISMSLSREGSDWVQRQLLITEGIPVKNDGWVPLQRYLWRPDLRTLSLQVILPPSLP; from the coding sequence ATGGCGAAGTTTGATGAAAGAGTATGGGGTGCAGTGTCGCGCATCCCTTATAGACGACTAGCTACATACGGTCAGATTGCTGACCTTATTGGTATTTATGGGGGTGCCCGTCAAGTAGGCTGGTCTTTAAGGCGGTTACCACTATCTTCAGAGGTGCCCTGGCACCGTGTAGTAAATGCACAGAGTCGCATCTCGATGAGTCTTAGTCGAGAGGGGTCTGATTGGGTACAGCGGCAGTTACTGATTACTGAAGGTATTCCTGTTAAGAATGATGGCTGGGTACCGCTTCAACGCTACTTATGGCGACCGGATCTGCGGACCCTGAGCTTACAGGTAATCTTGCCACCTAGCTTGCCTTAA
- a CDS encoding 16S rRNA (cytosine(967)-C(5))-methyltransferase produces MLCAASTPGLLPRHLAWKILQAVAAGAYADIALGRAFKHVDLLPADRTLATELAYGAIRRRRWLDAWLDRLGRVPAHQQPPLLRWLLHLGLYQIFWMQRIPASAAINTSVELAKSTKLAQLASVVNGLLRSAQRARDTGESLELPKDPAAALALKQSLPLWLCQDLITWYGADRAKTMALACNRVPTLDLRVNRLCQQLGTVQCSLAAAGITAMPIPGCPYGLQVLSAAGNPRHWPGYNEGHWSIQDRSAQAIAPLLEAKPGERLLDACAAPGGKSTHLAELIGDHGEVWAVDRSAGRLRRVTANATRLGCTSIRVMTANAIGLSTQHPGLYGYFDRILLDAPCSGLGTLARHADARWRVTPLVIDTLITLQSQLLESLLRLLRPGGRLVYSTCTIHPAENNCQINRLLQQYPELRMLEQHQHCLDDIGGGDGFYTAVLELI; encoded by the coding sequence ATGCTTTGTGCTGCTTCTACTCCTGGATTATTGCCTCGGCATCTAGCCTGGAAGATATTGCAAGCGGTTGCCGCTGGGGCTTATGCAGACATAGCTCTAGGTCGTGCATTCAAGCATGTTGATTTGCTCCCAGCAGATCGCACACTAGCCACTGAGTTAGCCTATGGTGCTATTCGTCGCCGTCGTTGGCTTGATGCCTGGTTAGATCGATTGGGACGAGTACCGGCACACCAGCAGCCACCACTGTTGCGATGGCTATTGCATCTCGGTCTTTATCAGATCTTCTGGATGCAGCGTATACCAGCCTCAGCTGCTATAAACACTAGCGTTGAGCTAGCTAAGTCTACTAAGTTAGCTCAGTTGGCCTCAGTGGTAAATGGCCTACTCCGTTCAGCCCAGCGTGCTCGCGACACTGGTGAGAGCCTTGAGTTACCTAAGGATCCGGCAGCTGCACTCGCTTTGAAGCAGTCATTGCCACTTTGGCTTTGCCAAGATCTAATCACTTGGTATGGGGCGGACCGTGCCAAGACAATGGCATTGGCCTGTAATCGTGTCCCAACTCTTGATCTGCGTGTCAACCGCCTGTGTCAGCAGCTAGGAACTGTCCAGTGCAGCTTAGCTGCAGCTGGTATTACTGCTATGCCAATTCCTGGTTGTCCATATGGTTTACAGGTACTTAGTGCAGCTGGAAATCCACGGCACTGGCCTGGCTATAATGAGGGACACTGGAGTATACAGGATCGTTCAGCACAGGCTATCGCTCCGCTCCTAGAGGCAAAGCCAGGTGAACGTTTACTTGATGCCTGTGCTGCACCTGGTGGTAAGTCAACTCACTTAGCAGAGCTTATTGGTGATCATGGCGAGGTCTGGGCAGTTGATCGTTCTGCTGGGCGCCTACGCCGTGTTACAGCTAATGCTACCCGTCTTGGCTGTACTAGTATCCGGGTCATGACTGCTAATGCCATTGGTCTTTCAACGCAGCATCCAGGGCTGTACGGCTATTTTGATCGCATTTTACTAGATGCTCCCTGCTCAGGACTAGGAACTCTAGCTCGTCATGCTGATGCCCGCTGGCGTGTCACTCCTCTGGTAATTGACACATTGATCACCCTACAGTCACAGTTGCTTGAAAGTCTGCTGAGGCTTCTGCGCCCTGGTGGCCGTCTCGTTTACTCTACTTGTACGATACACCCTGCAGAAAACAACTGTCAGATCAACAGACTGCTACAGCAATATCCAGAACTACGAATGCTGGAGCAACATCAACATTGTCTAGATGATATTGGTGGTGGCGATGGCTTTTACACAGCTGTGCTTGAATTGATCTGA